In Kordia antarctica, the following proteins share a genomic window:
- a CDS encoding SDR family oxidoreductase, whose amino-acid sequence MEENESTYTFTKEEWETCLKVLHALKENPLENPDNQQFGTLITKISKKAKKSNRKDSFSTKKQEDLKTILNSEISKKALENTTVYQDATETSQSFTKLNVPRNCYCCNTSYSFAHSFYNRLCPKCAELNYANRFKEIDLTNRNIILTGGRVKIGYATALKMLRANAHVTVTTRFPASALDLFRQEKDYATWKDNLVIYGLDLRNLKAVENFITYYKNTHTTLDILINNAAQTIKYTDQYYTPLIAKEQQLAFGFSEQKNLFTNETPVATVNLLENHVEKSYLELNRFGQPIDNRTKNSWNATLEEISMQELIEVNLINQISPYFLIKELLPLLKKSTFKNKHIINVTSSEGQFSYDNKTMFHPHTNMTKAALNMMTLTSAKTFEKDHIYMNAVDVGWVSTGARETLRKKQFEKGYIPPLDPVDGASRIVHPIYEIEKNNTIFTGKLLKNYAVVDW is encoded by the coding sequence ATGGAAGAAAATGAATCAACATACACGTTTACAAAAGAAGAATGGGAAACTTGCCTAAAGGTTTTGCATGCATTGAAAGAAAATCCGTTGGAGAATCCAGATAATCAACAATTTGGAACGTTGATTACGAAGATTTCTAAAAAGGCGAAAAAATCGAATCGAAAAGATTCTTTTTCGACAAAAAAACAAGAAGATTTAAAGACAATTCTGAATAGTGAAATTTCTAAAAAGGCATTGGAAAATACAACAGTTTATCAAGATGCTACAGAAACTTCACAATCGTTTACAAAATTGAATGTTCCTAGAAATTGTTATTGCTGTAATACTTCATATTCGTTTGCGCATTCGTTCTATAACCGATTGTGTCCAAAATGCGCAGAACTCAATTACGCAAACCGTTTCAAAGAAATTGATTTAACAAATCGCAACATAATTTTAACTGGCGGACGCGTAAAAATTGGTTATGCAACTGCGTTAAAAATGTTACGAGCAAACGCACATGTAACAGTTACAACACGTTTTCCTGCAAGCGCATTAGATTTGTTTCGTCAAGAAAAAGATTATGCAACCTGGAAAGATAATTTAGTCATTTATGGATTAGATTTACGAAATTTAAAAGCCGTTGAAAATTTCATTACGTATTATAAAAACACACATACAACACTCGATATTCTCATCAATAATGCAGCGCAAACCATAAAATATACCGATCAATATTATACGCCATTAATTGCAAAAGAGCAACAATTAGCATTTGGCTTTTCGGAACAAAAAAACTTATTTACAAACGAAACGCCTGTGGCAACTGTGAACTTATTAGAAAATCATGTTGAGAAAAGCTATTTAGAACTCAATCGATTTGGGCAACCAATTGACAATCGAACTAAAAATAGTTGGAATGCTACGTTGGAAGAAATTTCGATGCAAGAATTAATTGAAGTTAACTTAATCAATCAGATTTCTCCATATTTTTTGATTAAAGAATTGTTGCCATTATTGAAAAAATCAACATTCAAGAATAAGCATATTATCAATGTTACTTCTTCCGAAGGACAATTTAGTTACGACAATAAAACCATGTTTCATCCGCATACAAATATGACCAAAGCAGCATTGAACATGATGACATTAACATCGGCTAAAACTTTTGAAAAAGATCATATTTACATGAATGCCGTTGATGTTGGTTGGGTTTCGACTGGCGCGCGCGAAACCTTGCGAAAAAAGCAGTTTGAAAAAGGGTACATTCCGCCACTTGATCCTGTTGATGGTGCTTCGAGAATTGTACATCCGATTTATGAAATTGAAAAAAACAATACTATATTTACAGGAAAGTTGCTTAAAAACTACGCTGTTGTAGATTGGTAA
- a CDS encoding T9SS sorting signal type C domain-containing protein yields the protein MKKIYLITFLLVSAVMYSQSKIDWTKMNDNPDATFYQVQENFNNYWENKTPERGKGYKPFKRWEDYMAPRVYPSGDMSLPTTTYDNYMRWQLTNANSIQKSSAAVTSNWAQLGPIGPAAGPSPYTTTGAGRVNFLYFDPTNTNTMYVGAPDGGLWKSTNGGTSWTTNTDFLTIIGCSSLAIDPTNTQIMYLATGDLEGNRNSIGILKSIDGGATWNPTGLVIDASSSWKLSKLLMDPSDSSRMIVASNVGIWRTSDGWATSTFSSLNGDFPVLKDMEFKPGLLNANTVYASGDKLYKSTDFGVNWSQITTGIPTSGVSRIALAVTAGNDAYVYAIIGKSSDQSYMGTYRSTDSGDTFSTMSTTPNLLAYAADGSDTGGQASYDLSIVASPTDADNITIGGVNHWRSFNGGATWQNTSVWDSGEIHADIHEITYLPGSSSTMFSCNDGGLFRSVDNGNAWTDISGNLAIGQVVKLGLSSNNPNGIVAGEQDNGTILNTTTINDWYAINGGDGGECFIDYTNNDIVYVQYVEGKYGRTLDGGLSATTPIQTGLPTGIDFYSPFKMHPTVNTTIYSGGTPTLYTSTNQGDNWSALGTSSGTGSVKDFVVAPSDPTVIYTVQTDAISKSTDSGTSFSNVTGTLPTTVAFSSITVSTTDANKVWITYSGYNAPNKVFKSTDGGSSWTNISTGLPNLPMNTLVYRNGGIADEIYVGADVGVFIINNNATSWQPYMTNLPHAAVRDLEIFYGTTPALLRAGTYGRGVWETEVNSQTLGIDDIVSVSNDNEVLISINNESLEIKSSIHNIEKVVVYDVLGKKVFEKKAINATTLHMTSLYRSQRILFVKTLLSDGGIVVKKILF from the coding sequence ATGAAAAAAATCTACTTAATTACATTCCTGTTAGTCTCAGCAGTTATGTATTCACAATCAAAAATTGATTGGACAAAAATGAATGATAACCCAGACGCTACTTTTTATCAAGTACAAGAAAACTTCAATAATTACTGGGAAAATAAAACACCCGAAAGAGGTAAAGGTTATAAACCTTTTAAACGCTGGGAAGATTATATGGCACCAAGAGTGTATCCTTCTGGAGATATGTCTTTACCTACCACAACTTACGATAACTATATGAGGTGGCAATTAACCAACGCTAATTCAATTCAGAAATCTTCTGCAGCAGTAACAAGTAACTGGGCACAGCTTGGCCCAATAGGTCCAGCAGCGGGTCCTTCTCCTTATACAACTACTGGAGCAGGGCGTGTAAATTTTTTATACTTTGATCCAACAAATACAAATACAATGTATGTGGGCGCACCAGATGGAGGTTTATGGAAATCAACCAATGGCGGAACATCTTGGACAACAAACACTGATTTTTTAACAATTATTGGATGTTCCAGTTTGGCAATTGATCCTACCAATACACAAATAATGTATTTGGCAACTGGTGACTTAGAAGGAAATAGAAATAGTATTGGTATATTAAAATCTATAGATGGAGGTGCTACTTGGAATCCTACTGGTTTAGTAATAGATGCATCTAGCAGTTGGAAACTATCTAAGTTATTAATGGATCCAAGTGATTCTTCAAGAATGATTGTTGCTAGTAACGTAGGTATATGGAGAACTTCAGATGGATGGGCAACGAGCACATTTTCTAGTTTAAATGGTGATTTCCCAGTTTTAAAAGATATGGAATTTAAGCCTGGACTATTAAATGCTAATACCGTATATGCTTCTGGTGATAAATTATATAAATCAACTGATTTTGGAGTAAATTGGTCACAAATTACAACAGGTATACCGACCTCCGGAGTTTCACGTATTGCACTAGCAGTAACTGCCGGAAATGATGCGTATGTATATGCGATTATTGGTAAGTCAAGTGACCAATCTTATATGGGAACTTATCGTTCTACAGATAGTGGTGATACTTTTTCAACGATGTCTACAACACCTAACTTATTAGCTTATGCAGCAGATGGTTCAGATACTGGAGGACAAGCGTCATATGACTTATCAATTGTAGCATCACCTACAGATGCTGACAATATAACCATTGGTGGTGTAAATCACTGGAGATCTTTTAATGGAGGTGCAACATGGCAAAATACATCCGTATGGGATTCTGGTGAGATTCATGCAGATATACATGAAATTACATATTTACCAGGTAGTTCTTCAACAATGTTTTCTTGTAACGATGGTGGTTTGTTTAGATCTGTTGATAACGGAAATGCTTGGACAGACATTAGCGGAAATTTAGCCATTGGGCAAGTTGTAAAGTTAGGATTGTCTAGTAATAATCCAAATGGAATTGTAGCAGGTGAGCAAGATAATGGTACTATACTAAATACAACAACCATTAATGATTGGTATGCTATCAATGGTGGTGATGGTGGTGAATGTTTTATCGATTATACGAATAACGATATAGTGTATGTGCAATATGTTGAAGGTAAATATGGTCGTACATTAGATGGTGGACTGTCGGCAACTACTCCAATTCAAACAGGACTTCCAACTGGTATAGATTTCTATAGCCCTTTTAAAATGCATCCTACAGTTAACACAACAATTTATTCTGGTGGTACACCAACGTTATATACTTCTACTAACCAAGGAGACAATTGGTCAGCATTAGGAACTTCATCGGGTACAGGAAGTGTTAAAGATTTTGTTGTAGCTCCAAGTGACCCAACGGTTATTTATACAGTTCAAACAGATGCTATCTCTAAATCAACTGATTCTGGAACTTCATTCTCAAATGTTACAGGAACACTACCAACAACAGTTGCGTTTTCTAGTATAACAGTTTCTACTACAGATGCTAATAAAGTTTGGATTACCTATTCTGGTTATAATGCTCCTAATAAAGTATTCAAATCTACAGATGGTGGTTCATCATGGACTAATATTTCAACAGGATTACCAAACTTACCAATGAATACTCTTGTATATAGAAATGGAGGAATTGCTGATGAAATCTATGTTGGAGCAGATGTTGGTGTGTTTATTATTAACAATAATGCAACCTCATGGCAACCATATATGACAAATTTACCGCATGCAGCTGTAAGAGATTTAGAGATTTTTTACGGAACAACACCAGCTTTATTAAGAGCAGGAACATATGGTAGAGGAGTTTGGGAAACTGAAGTTAATTCTCAAACTTTAGGAATAGATGACATAGTTAGTGTTAGTAATGATAATGAAGTATTGATTTCTATAAACAATGAATCTTTAGAAATAAAATCTTCTATTCACAACATAGAAAAAGTTGTTGTATACGATGTACTAGGTAAGAAAGTGTTTGAAAAAAAGGCAATCAATGCTACTACATTACATATGACATCTCTATATAGAAGTCAGCGCATTTTATTTGTGAAAACTTTACTGTCTGATGGTGGTATTGTTGTAAAGAAAATTCTGTTTTAA
- a CDS encoding arsenosugar biosynthesis-associated peroxidase-like protein, protein MDKSYYDPRDLKKFGSITDWSEELGNKFFDYYGKVFEEGALTPREKSLIALAVAHTEQCPYCIDAYTKDGLQRGITKEEMMEAIHVGAAIKSGATLVHGVQMMNKVNKLEM, encoded by the coding sequence ATGGACAAATCATATTACGACCCAAGAGACTTAAAAAAATTCGGATCTATCACAGATTGGAGTGAAGAACTTGGGAATAAATTCTTTGACTATTACGGTAAAGTCTTTGAAGAAGGCGCTTTAACACCACGCGAAAAATCATTAATTGCATTGGCAGTTGCACATACCGAACAATGTCCGTATTGCATTGATGCCTACACAAAAGATGGCTTACAACGCGGAATTACTAAAGAAGAAATGATGGAAGCAATTCATGTTGGTGCTGCCATAAAAAGTGGCGCAACATTGGTACATGGCGTGCAAATGATGAATAAAGTGAATAAGTTGGAAATGTGA
- the arsS gene encoding arsenosugar biosynthesis radical SAM (seleno)protein ArsS (Some members of this family are selenoproteins.), with protein sequence MATKSLQKRESELANSNRQLEILSNGIFQSGELPTFANKIKETNQFPLKPKTIEILQINLGYMCNQVCSHCHVDAGPDRKEIMTRETMQQCLDVIKKTGAHTLDLTGGAPEMNPDFRWFVEEASKVGVKDFIVRSNLTIIRANKKYYDLPEFFKKHNVHVVSSMPHWTRGKTDKQRGDGVFDKSIKALQELNAVGYGIPGSSLRLDLVYNPSGAFLPGDQVAMEKEFKKALFDDFDIQFHNLFAITNLPISRFLDYLIASENYEDYMYSLVEAFNPGAVANVMCTNTISVSWDGWLYDCDFNQMLDLKVASKSQHISEYNEEELSKRTIIISQHCYGCTAGAGSSCQGTVA encoded by the coding sequence ATGGCGACAAAGTCCCTACAAAAAAGAGAAAGTGAACTTGCAAATAGTAACCGACAATTGGAAATTCTGTCAAACGGAATCTTTCAAAGTGGCGAATTACCAACGTTTGCAAACAAAATAAAAGAGACAAATCAATTTCCCCTTAAACCCAAAACGATTGAAATATTACAAATCAATTTGGGCTATATGTGCAATCAAGTTTGTTCACATTGTCATGTAGATGCTGGTCCGGATAGAAAGGAAATCATGACGCGCGAAACGATGCAGCAATGTTTGGATGTAATTAAAAAAACTGGCGCACATACACTCGATCTGACTGGCGGAGCTCCAGAAATGAATCCAGATTTTCGTTGGTTTGTGGAAGAAGCTTCCAAAGTTGGTGTAAAAGATTTCATTGTTCGATCAAACTTAACAATCATTCGTGCAAACAAAAAATATTACGACTTGCCTGAATTTTTTAAAAAACACAACGTTCATGTCGTTTCTTCCATGCCGCATTGGACACGTGGAAAAACAGACAAACAACGTGGCGACGGAGTTTTTGACAAATCAATAAAAGCATTACAAGAACTCAACGCCGTTGGTTACGGAATTCCAGGAAGTTCATTACGTTTGGACTTAGTGTACAATCCGTCAGGAGCATTTTTGCCAGGCGATCAAGTTGCGATGGAAAAAGAGTTTAAAAAAGCATTATTTGACGATTTTGACATTCAATTTCACAACCTATTTGCCATTACGAATTTGCCAATAAGTCGTTTCTTGGATTACCTTATTGCTTCTGAAAACTACGAAGATTACATGTATTCGTTGGTAGAAGCATTCAATCCTGGCGCGGTTGCAAATGTTATGTGTACCAACACAATTTCTGTAAGTTGGGACGGTTGGTTATACGATTGCGATTTCAATCAAATGCTCGATTTAAAAGTCGCTAGCAAATCGCAACACATCTCAGAATACAACGAAGAAGAATTAAGCAAAAGAACTATAATTATCTCACAACATTGTTACGGTTGTACGGCTGGCGCAGGAAGCAGTTGTCAAGGAACAGTTGCTTAA
- a CDS encoding rhodanese-like domain-containing protein yields MKNIFYIIILLCFAFANGQSALDSLLLKENKQSVPYITVAELVKKKNFVLLDSREKVEFETSHIKNASFVGYDKFKLKKIKNLLPKDKNEPIVVYCSLGIRSEDIAEKLQKAGYTNVYNLYGGIFEWKNKDNPVIDTKGNETENVHTFDENWSIWLKKGIKIYEKEKSKKDKQ; encoded by the coding sequence ATGAAAAACATATTCTATATCATCATTCTTTTATGTTTCGCTTTCGCGAATGGACAATCGGCGTTAGACAGTCTATTACTAAAAGAAAACAAACAATCCGTTCCATATATCACAGTTGCCGAACTGGTAAAAAAGAAAAATTTCGTACTGCTTGATAGTCGTGAAAAAGTAGAATTTGAAACAAGCCACATTAAAAATGCAAGTTTTGTTGGCTATGACAAATTCAAACTGAAAAAAATAAAAAACCTACTTCCAAAAGATAAAAATGAACCAATTGTTGTGTATTGTTCCTTAGGAATTCGCTCTGAAGATATTGCCGAAAAGCTTCAAAAAGCAGGTTATACCAACGTATACAATCTATACGGCGGAATTTTCGAATGGAAAAACAAAGACAATCCAGTTATTGATACCAAAGGAAACGAGACCGAAAATGTTCACACTTTTGATGAAAATTGGAGCATTTGGCTCAAAAAAGGTATCAAAATCTACGAAAAAGAAAAATCTAAAAAAGACAAGCAATAA
- a CDS encoding TIGR04282 family arsenosugar biosynthesis glycosyltransferase produces the protein MRKNSTLLMTFTRNPELGKVKTRLAKGIGEKAALEVYIKLLEHTESVLRKIKTDKCIWYSVSVRENDLWSDKSYQKKKQIGTDLGERMLHAFQDAFQNNYEKVIIIGSDLFDLQPKHIEQAIEALDTNDVVIGPAQDGGYYLLGMKTLHEKAFVPKNWGTETVLADTLNDLDNQTIHLLETLNDIDHAEDLVPYETFKKYLHKK, from the coding sequence ATGCGAAAAAATTCAACGCTTCTCATGACGTTTACACGAAATCCTGAACTCGGAAAAGTAAAAACGCGCTTGGCAAAAGGTATTGGCGAAAAAGCTGCTTTAGAAGTTTACATCAAACTTTTAGAACATACCGAAAGCGTACTTCGAAAAATAAAAACAGACAAATGTATTTGGTATTCGGTATCGGTTAGAGAAAATGATCTTTGGAGTGATAAATCGTATCAAAAAAAGAAACAAATTGGTACTGATTTAGGAGAACGAATGTTACATGCATTTCAAGATGCTTTCCAAAACAACTACGAAAAAGTAATTATCATTGGAAGCGATTTATTCGATTTACAACCTAAACACATTGAACAAGCGATTGAAGCTTTAGACACTAACGATGTTGTAATTGGTCCTGCACAAGATGGCGGATACTATTTATTAGGCATGAAAACATTGCACGAAAAAGCGTTTGTACCTAAAAATTGGGGAACTGAAACGGTTTTGGCAGACACGCTAAACGATTTAGACAACCAAACAATTCACTTACTAGAAACATTAAACGATATAGATCACGCAGAAGATTTAGTACCTTACGAAACATTTAAAAAATACCTACATAAAAAGTAG
- a CDS encoding purine-nucleoside phosphorylase yields the protein MLKHITETTEYLVNKGFDKPEIGIVLGTGLGKLIDDIEIIAEVHYNNIPHFPLATVEFHTGKLVYGMLAGKKVIVMQGRFHLYEGYDFIDITYPIRIMHKLGIKNLLVSNAAGAINLDYKKGDIMIIDDHINLQGGSPLAFKGVSQFGERFADMSAPYDAEMIAKVEEIAADKNIKIQKGVYASVVGPQLETRAEYRMLKIIGADAVGMSTVPEVIVANHLNVPCLAVSVLTDECDPENLAPVNIAEIIEIAGQTEPKMITLFSELIKTL from the coding sequence ATGTTAAAACACATCACAGAAACTACAGAATATTTAGTAAATAAAGGATTTGACAAACCAGAAATCGGGATTGTTCTCGGAACTGGTTTAGGAAAACTCATTGATGATATCGAAATCATTGCGGAAGTACATTATAACAATATTCCACATTTTCCATTGGCAACCGTAGAATTCCACACAGGAAAACTCGTTTATGGAATGTTGGCTGGAAAAAAAGTAATTGTCATGCAAGGGCGTTTTCATTTATATGAAGGTTACGATTTTATAGACATTACGTATCCAATTCGCATCATGCACAAATTAGGAATCAAAAATCTTTTGGTTTCAAATGCTGCTGGCGCAATTAATTTAGATTACAAAAAAGGTGACATTATGATTATTGACGATCATATCAACTTACAAGGCGGATCGCCATTAGCATTCAAAGGCGTTAGTCAATTTGGCGAACGTTTTGCAGATATGAGCGCGCCGTATGACGCAGAAATGATTGCAAAAGTGGAAGAAATTGCCGCAGATAAAAATATCAAAATACAAAAAGGAGTCTACGCAAGTGTTGTAGGTCCACAATTGGAAACACGTGCAGAATATAGAATGCTCAAAATAATTGGCGCAGATGCTGTCGGAATGAGTACAGTTCCTGAGGTTATTGTAGCAAATCATTTAAACGTTCCTTGTTTGGCGGTTTCTGTCTTAACAGACGAATGCGATCCTGAGAATTTAGCGCCTGTAAATATTGCCGAAATCATAGAAATTGCAGGACAAACAGAACCAAAAATGATTACACTTTTTAGTGAATTGATTAAAACATTGTAA
- the arsM gene encoding arsenosugar biosynthesis arsenite methyltransferase ArsM gives MSYLDTTHDVYKEAALTPDVGLCCTTNPIWELPGLKIPRIMQEMNYGCGSTVHARDLTNNPTMLYVGVGGGMELLQFAYFNRQKNGVIGLDVVDEMLEASRKNFEEAEAQNDWFKSEFVDLRKGDALNLPVDDNSIDVAAQNCLFNIFKTEDLKKAIAEMYRVLKPNGKLVMSDPTCEQPMNETLRNDDRLRALCLSGSLPIAEYVKMLTDAGFGTIEIRARKPYRILDPKNYPTDELIYIESIEVAAIKDPMPADGPCIFTGKAAIYFGAENHFDDEKGHILVKNQPIAICDKTAGDLASLGRDDVFISDSTYHYDGGGCC, from the coding sequence ATGAGTTATTTAGATACTACACATGACGTTTATAAAGAAGCAGCTTTAACACCTGATGTTGGACTTTGCTGTACAACAAATCCAATTTGGGAATTACCAGGTTTAAAGATTCCAAGAATCATGCAGGAAATGAATTATGGTTGCGGAAGCACGGTTCATGCGCGTGATTTAACCAACAATCCGACCATGTTATATGTTGGCGTTGGTGGCGGAATGGAATTGTTGCAATTTGCCTATTTCAATCGTCAAAAAAATGGCGTTATTGGTTTGGATGTCGTAGACGAAATGTTAGAAGCTTCTCGCAAAAATTTTGAAGAAGCAGAAGCGCAAAACGATTGGTTTAAAAGTGAATTTGTCGATCTTAGAAAAGGTGACGCGCTCAACTTACCTGTAGACGATAATAGTATTGATGTTGCAGCGCAAAATTGTTTATTCAATATCTTTAAAACTGAAGATTTAAAAAAGGCTATTGCCGAAATGTATCGTGTGTTAAAACCAAATGGAAAACTTGTAATGAGCGATCCAACGTGTGAACAACCAATGAACGAAACACTTCGTAATGATGATCGTTTACGCGCTTTGTGTTTAAGTGGAAGCTTGCCAATTGCGGAATATGTGAAAATGTTGACAGATGCAGGTTTTGGAACGATTGAAATTCGCGCTCGTAAACCATATCGTATTTTAGATCCGAAAAATTATCCAACAGACGAATTGATTTATATTGAATCTATTGAAGTTGCCGCAATTAAAGATCCAATGCCAGCTGATGGACCTTGTATTTTCACAGGGAAAGCAGCCATTTATTTTGGTGCGGAAAACCATTTTGATGACGAAAAAGGACATATTTTAGTAAAAAATCAGCCAATTGCAATTTGTGACAAAACAGCTGGAGATTTAGCTTCTTTAGGTAGAGACGATGTTTTTATTTCAGATTCTACGTATCATTATGATGGTGGCGGATGTTGTTAG